A single genomic interval of Lathyrus oleraceus cultivar Zhongwan6 chromosome 7, CAAS_Psat_ZW6_1.0, whole genome shotgun sequence harbors:
- the LOC127105534 gene encoding probable LRR receptor-like serine/threonine-protein kinase At5g63710, translating to MLSPNSSSKVAFRIFMRWFIFIVVLKLSSSIKDPDIEGEALLDLLNSLNDSNNQIKDWDSHLVSPCFSWSHVTCRNGHVISLTLASIGFSGTLSPSVTRLKYLVNLELQNNNLSGPLPDYIANLTYLQYLNLANNNFNGLIPTTWAQLSNLNNVDLSSNDLTGTIPTQLFSVPMFNFSDTRLGCGSRFEQSCVSKSDRPDSTGKSKLAKVVRYASCGAFALLILGAIFTYRHHQKDRHKNDVFVDVLGEDESKVYFGQLRKFSLRELQLATKNFSESCVIGQGGFGKVYKGILSDNTKVAVKRLTDYHNAGGEAAFEREVDLISVAVHRNLLRLIGFFSSSTERILVYPFMENLSVAYQLRDLKSDEKGLDWAKRKRVAFGTAHGLEYLHEQCNPKIIHRDLKAANILLDDEFEPVLGDFGLAKLVDARMTHVTTQVRGTMGHIAPEYLSTGKSSEKTDVFGYGITLLELITGQRAIDLSRLEEEEDVLLIDHVKNLLRENRLEDIVDNNLDTYDPKEVETILQVALLCTQCYPEDRPTMSEVVKMLQGVGLADRWADWKQLEEARNQEIELSLMTHQFPWSDESTLDQEAIQLSRAR from the exons ATGTTGTCCCCAAATTCTTCTAGCAAGGTTGCTTTCAGAATATTTATGAGGTGGTTCATATTCATAGTTGTCTTGAAACTTAGTTCTTCAATCAAAGATCCTGATATAGAAG GTGAAGCTCTGCTTGATCTTTTGAATAGTCTCAATGATTCAAATAATCAAATAAAAGATTGGGATAGTCATTTAGTGAGCCCTTGTTTCAGTTGGTCACATGTAACTTGTAGAAATGGACATGTCATATCTCT GACTCTGGCTTCAATTGGATTTTCTGGAACACTTTCTCCCTCGGTTACCAGATTGAAATATTTGGTTAACTT AGAATTGCAGAACAACAATCTTTCAGGCCCCTTGCCCGATTACATTGCCAACTTGACATACCTACAATATCTAAATCTTGCTAACAATAATTTCAATGGTTTGATACCAACTACATGGGCTCAACTATCTAATCTCAACAATGT GGATCTTTCGTCTAATGATCTTACCGGAACTATCCCAACACAACTCTTTTCGGTTCCGATGTTTAA TTTTTCGGATACGCGCCTTGGTTGCGGCTCTCGCTTCGAGCAGTCTTGTGTTTCTAAATCTGATCGTCCAG ATTCAACGGGCAAATCAAAATTGGCAAAAGTCGTGCGATATGCGAGCTGTGGTGCATTTGCACTTCTGATTCTCGGGGCCATCTTTACGTATAGACACCATCAAAAGGATAGACACAAAAATGATGTCTTTGTAGATGTTTTAG GTGAAGATGAGAGCAAAGTTTATTTTGGCCAATTAAGAAAGTTTTCTTTGCGCGAACTCCAACTTGCGACTAAAAATTTCAGCGAAAGCTGTGTAATTGGCCAAGGTGGCTTTGGAAAAGTGTACAAAGGAATTCTCTCGGATAACACAAAAGTCGCGGTGAAACGTCTCACTGATTATCATAATGCTGGTGGAGAGGCTGCATTTGAGAGAGAAGTTGATCTCATTAGTGTTGCAGTTCATAGAAACCTTCTAAGACTAATTGGATTCTTTTCAAGCTCAACTGAAAGAATCCTTGTATATCCTTTCATGGAGAATCTAAGTGTAGCGTATCAATTAAGAG ATTTGAAATCTGATGAGAAAGGCTTAGATTGGGCAAAAAGAAAGCGTGTGGCTTTCGGTACTGCACACGGTTTGGAATATCTACACGAGCAATGCAATCCGAAGATAATTCACCGTGATCTAAAGGCTGCAAATATCCTTCTAGATGACGAGTTTGAACCTGTTCTCGGTGATTTTGGATTAGCCAAACTGGTTGATGCACGGATGACTCATGTTACCACTCAAGTGCGTGGTACAATGGGTCATATTGCCCCGGAATATTTGTCAACTGGAAAATCATCTGAGAAAACAGATGTTTTTGGATACGGCATAACACTTCTCGAACTTATCACTGGTCAGCGTGCTATTGACCTCTCTCGGCTCGAAGAGGAGGAAGACGTACTTCTCATTGATCAT GTAAAAAATCTATTAAGAGAAAATAGGCTGGAGGACATAGTGGATAACAATTTGGACACGTATGATCCGAAAGAAGTCGAAACCATTCTTCAAGTCGCATTACTTTGCACCCAATGCTACCCGGAGGATCGTCCGACGATGTCCGAGGTCGTAAAAATGTTGCAGGGAGTCGGATTAGCAGATCGATGGGCGGACTGGAAACAACTCGAAGAGGCTAGAAATCAAGAAATAGAATTGTCACTCATGACTCATCAATTTCCTTGGAGTGATGAATCAACTCTTGATCAAGAAGCTATACAACTTTCAAGAGCAAGATAG
- the LOC127105536 gene encoding RNA polymerase I-specific transcription initiation factor rrn3, with translation MGQLLPNANEELRTMEEDVEISDLQLIYHVREALLEVSDGRENYDELVGCLQPKRNLNSHEAAQLVTILKALAGVVSYIDSVHHGALIFALERMSLWNLATTYKNYDATDIMDALIELLVSLAASKGIYIDWCLERLVRHFTAPKHVIDFLKNENGADRKNKVLSRVHDALKQIADLVPLAPMRLSSIVVQNIPKRYDVTEHEIVMYVENMLKLESGAIGEIVGSTMLPALVDKLIELDVEIGLDGNMHADAKCIFEMELEDIVKFADDDENYDSMCASELLNRKKLQGNKVVEKLDSLIVLTFLHLESCQSSGRLSEVFDILLMSFKRTVLNTYKSKFTQFVMFYACALDPELCGVKLAIVLRDMFESPVNPPITRMSAVAYLASYLSRAKFLSSALVADIIQRLVDWCFSYCKIHDLDMNPQAHQVFYSGCQAIMYILCFRMKSLVDVPRLRMQLIKMPMLLLWKHKLNPLKVCLPSVVEEFLKQAKAARLFMSAELFVFEDLLEADLSKAFGGMDRLDMFFPFDPCLLKKSESYLRPHFVRWSRVRTTYGDEEESDSGSEASDDDFVDLNAKDMIDDDDMIGSVGAGLDFDPDLNKMSITPKSFKFGFKEQMERGHENGIES, from the exons ATGGGACAGTTGCTTCCAAATGCAAACGAAGAATTACGTACAATGGAGGAGGATGTTGAAATCAGTGATTTGCAGTTAATATATCACGTTAGAGAGGCTCTTCTTGAAGTATCG GATGGTAGAGAGAACTATGATGAGCTTGTTGGGTGTTTGCAACCAAAAAGGAATCTTAATTCTCATGAAGCTGCTCAACTTGTG ACAATTTTGAAAGCGCTTGCTGGAGTAGTGTCCTACATAGACTCTGTCCATCATGGAGCTCTTATTTTCGCT CTTGAGAGAATGAGCTTGTGGAATTTGGCTACAACATATAAGAATTATGATGCGACTGATATCATGGATGCTTTGATTGAGCTCCTCGTTTCATTG gCTGCTTCGAAGGGAATCTATATTGATTGGTGTTTGGAGAGGCTTGTGAGGCATTTTACTGCTCCTAAACATGTCATTGATTTTCTGAAAAATGAAAATGGAGCTGATAGAAAGAATAAGGTTCTGTCCCGGGTGCATGATGCTCTGAAACAAATAGCTGATTTGGTGCCCCTTGCTCCCATGCGATTATCATCAATCGTTGTCCAGAATATACCGAAACGTTACGATGTGACGGAGCAT GAGATTGTCATGTATGTTGAAAATATGTTAAAGCTTGAGAGTGGTGCAATTGGAGAAATTGTCGGTAGTACCATGCTACCCGCACTTGTGGATAAATTGATAGAGTTGGAT GTGGAAATTGGATTGGATGGCAACATGCATGCGGATGCCAAATGCATATTTGAAATGGAGTTAGAAGATATTGTTAAGTTTGCAGATGATGATGAGAATTATGATAGTATG TGTGCCTCAGAGCTGTTAAATAGGAAAAAATTGCAAGGCAATAAGGTTGTGGAGAAATTAGATAGCCTAATTGTGCTGACTTTTTTGCATCTTGAATCCTGTCAAAGTAGTGGCCGATTGTCTGAG GTATTTGATATATTATTGATGTCATTTAAGAGAACTGTGCTGAATACATACAAGTCCAAATTTACCCAG TTTGTGATGTTCTATGCATGTGCATTGGATCCTGAACTATGTGGTGTGAAATTGGCTATTGTTCTCAGAGATATGTTTGAATCACCTGTTAATCCCCCTATTACTAG GATGAGTGCTGTTGCTTATCTTGCTAGCTATTTATCTCGTGCAAAGTTTCTTTCATCTGCGTTGGTTGCTGACATCATACAAAG ATTGGTAGATTGGTGTTTTTCATACTGCAAGATACATGATTTAGATATGAACCCGCAAGCTCACCAAGTGTTTTATTCTGGGTGTCAG GCTATCATGTACATTTTATGCTTTCGCATGAAATCATTGGTGGACGTGCCTAGGCTTAGAATGCAGCTTATCAAAATGCCAATGTTGTTACTCTGGAAACATAAATTGAATCCCTTGAAG GTGTGTTTGCCTAGTGTAGTAGAAGAATTTCTTAAACAGGCAAAGGCTGCTCGGCTTTTCATGTCAGCCGAGTTATTTGTTTTTGAGGATTTGCTAGAGGCTGATCTTTCCAAGGCTTTTGGTGGGATGGATAGACTCGACATGTTCTTCCCATTTGATCCATGTTTGTTGAAGAAAAGTGAAAG CTACCTAAGACCACACTTTGTCCGCTGGTCAAGAGTCAGAACTACATATGGCGATGAGGAAGAGAGTGATTCTGGAAGTGAAGCATCAGACGACGATTTTGTTGACTTAAATGCAAAGGATatgattgatgatgatgatatgatAGGTAGTGTTGGAGCAGGTCTTGATTTTGACCCCGACTTGAACAAAATGTCGATCACTCCCAAATCGTTCAAATTCGGGTTTAAAGAACAGATGGAGCGGGGTCACGAGAATGGTATCGAAAGTTAG
- the LOC127105535 gene encoding uncharacterized protein LOC127105535, with protein MENLPQICVDTSDAFITTERFGTREEVIRWIKEVGIDNKVTVIISRSDTETGKRGRSNKLIFGCDKGGKYKSTDSGTQSASKKCGCPFKIRSTPAKDGSGWKIDVKCGLHNHGLPDRLEGHSFIGRLTTDKKQHIADLTKRHVPPRHILLSLQDRDPENVTQITQVYKHKSVIQKEIRGPRSEIQHLFKLIEDAGYVYWSRKKDD; from the coding sequence atggaaaatcttccccaaatatgtgtagatacttctGATGCGTTTATAACGACtgaaagatttggtacacgagaagaggtgatcagatggattaaagaggttggaatcgataataaagtaactgttattatcagtcgttcagatactgaaacagGGAAGAGAGGTagaagtaacaaattaatatttggttgtgataaaggtgggaaatACAAGAGTACTGATAGTGGAacccaaagtgcgtccaagaaatgtggatgcccatttaaaatcaggtcgactccggcgaaagatgggtctggttggaagattgatgtaaaatgtgggttacataatcatggtttacctgatagattagaaggtcattcctttattggtaggttgaccacagatAAGAAGCAACATATCGctgatttgacaaagagacatgtaccacctagacacatattgctttccttgcaagaccgagatcctgagaatgtcactcagattacgcaagtatacaaacataagagtgtgatacaaaaagagataagaggtcctagaagtgagatacaacatttgtttaagcttattgaggatgcaggctatgtgtattggagtagaaaaaaggatgactag